Genomic DNA from Microbacterium sp. NC79:
GGTCTGATCGCCACGCTGTTGCTCGCTAACGCTGGCGTGCCACCTGAGGCGGTGTCAGCCGACTATGCGATGAGCGTGCGTGCCATGGCCGGAACCGCACACCATGGCGGTGTGGCGCATGACAGGCAGTCCACCTGGACGACAGCTCAGACCGACGCTTTCCTATTGCAGGCGGCGCCGATCGTGGAACGCAACGCCCGCGGTATTGCGGCGACGATGGCCGACCTCGGCATCACCGCCGACGAACGCCAGGGCCTGCGCGACCTCCTCGTCGCTCCGTAGCCCGGGGCGACGCCGCTCCCGCCGCTTCCGCCGCCCGCGCCGCCCCCGCCGCTCCCGCTGGCCGGGCCGGGCCGGGCGGAGCCCGCTGGCCCCGCGCCCTCCGCGAGAATCAATCTGGTCGGCGAGACACAGCGTGGCCGCGTGTTTCTCGCCGACCAGAATGTGTTTCCACCGTTGGAGACGGAATCCGGAACCATGCAGCGGCCGCCAGCACAGGTTCCGGTGCCGCTGTCAGCGGATCACCTCAACTGATCGCCTTCTTCACGAGCGCGATGATCTGCTTTTCGACCGCGGGGGTGATGTCGGTGACGGCGTAGCTGGTGGCCCAGAAGGTGCCGTCATCGAGGTTCGTGTTGTCTTGGAATCCGAGCGTCGCGTAGCGGGCCTCGAACTTCGCTGCGGGCTGAAAGAAGATCATGACCTTGCCGTCGCGTGCGTACGCGGGGAAGGAATACCAGGTCTTCGGGTCAAGCTCGGGGGCGTGCTCGGAGACGATCGCGTGGATCTTCTCGGCGAGTGCGCGGTCGGGCTGCGGCATCTCTGCGACTTTGTCGAGGAGATCTTTCAAGCCCGCCTCGCGTTTACCCGCGTTGCGCGCCTGGCGCTTGAGTTCTGCCGCACGTTCTTTCAGCGCTTTCTTCTCGAAGTCGCTCAGGACGTCGCTTGATTTTTCAGCCATGATTAACCTTTCTGCTGCATGCGGATGAGGTTGCCTGCGGGGTCGCGGAACGCGGCGTCACGAACGCCGTAATCCTGATCGATGGGTTCTTGTACGACCTCGGCACCCAGCCCGGCGATGCGCTCGAAGTCAGCATCGAGGTCGTCGCTCGCGAGGTTGATGGAGAAGTAGCTTCCCTTGGCGATCAGTTGCTCGATCATGGCGGCCTCCTCTTCGGTGAGGCCGGTGCCAGACACGGTCGCCGGGTGCAAAACGATGGCGGAATCTTGTCCGGGTGCGCCGACGGTAATCCAACGCATATCGGCGTAGCCGACATCGAGGCGAACCTCGAAACCGAGCACGTCACGGTAAAACGCGAGCGAGGCTTCGGCGTCGGTGTGGGGGAGGAAACTGGTGTGAATGGTGATGCTCATGAGGCCACGCTACGACCGGGTGAGCGGTGCCGCTTCTTGATTCCTGATCGGTCTGCTGACATGTTTTGCGATGCACGGGAGCATGCCAGGAATCACACTCGCCCCGCGCTCGCGGTAGGCGCTCGGTGAGACGCCGACGAGTTCGGTGAAGCGGGTGCTGAAGGTGCCGAGCGAAGACGAACCGACCGCAAAGCAGATCTCGGTGACCGACATTTCGGTCGTGCGCAATAGGCTCATCGCTCGCTCAATGCGGCGCGTCATCAGGTACGAGTAGGGACTCTCGCCGAAGGCCAGCTTGAACTGGCGACTGAAATGCCCCGCGGACATGAGGGCGCCACGCGCGATTTGTTCCACGTCGAGCGGCTGCGCGAAGTCCCGATCGATGCGGTCGCGTGCACGGCGCAACAACACGAGGGTCTCGAGGTCGGCGGTCACGTCGGTAATCGTCGCACGATCCGCCAGCGCTGACCAGTGTCCCCGCGGTATGTGGCGAGCCACTTTCGTCCCAGCCCTGTGGTTCCGCACCCCTGGTTCCGAACCTCTCTGTCCGCACCCGTGGTTCCGCACCTCTCTGTCCGCAACCCTGGTTCTGCGCCTCTGGTTTCGAAACTCCCGGACCGCACACCCGCAAAAGTCCTTT
This window encodes:
- a CDS encoding VOC family protein yields the protein MSITIHTSFLPHTDAEASLAFYRDVLGFEVRLDVGYADMRWITVGAPGQDSAIVLHPATVSGTGLTEEEAAMIEQLIAKGSYFSINLASDDLDADFERIAGLGAEVVQEPIDQDYGVRDAAFRDPAGNLIRMQQKG
- a CDS encoding iron chaperone codes for the protein MAEKSSDVLSDFEKKALKERAAELKRQARNAGKREAGLKDLLDKVAEMPQPDRALAEKIHAIVSEHAPELDPKTWYSFPAYARDGKVMIFFQPAAKFEARYATLGFQDNTNLDDGTFWATSYAVTDITPAVEKQIIALVKKAIS
- a CDS encoding helix-turn-helix transcriptional regulator; this encodes MTADLETLVLLRRARDRIDRDFAQPLDVEQIARGALMSAGHFSRQFKLAFGESPYSYLMTRRIERAMSLLRTTEMSVTEICFAVGSSSLGTFSTRFTELVGVSPSAYRERGASVIPGMLPCIAKHVSRPIRNQEAAPLTRS